One region of Triticum aestivum cultivar Chinese Spring chromosome 6B, IWGSC CS RefSeq v2.1, whole genome shotgun sequence genomic DNA includes:
- the LOC123137965 gene encoding uncharacterized protein At1g26090, chloroplastic has protein sequence MAPSLLVSASQILAVAGRGGRRRRLVIANSGGAGTPPKLVTFLGKGGSGKTTAAAIAAQYYASEGLKTCLVIQSQDPTAEQLMGCKIGNSLTECAANLSTIKLETSKMLLEPLDRLKKVDAQSNLTQGVLEGIVGEELGVLPGMDSICSVLSLQKLLNFFSVGTNSPQGEFDVVVYDCNNTEEFLRLTGATERARSYLKYVRELAEKTDIGRLASPSLLKLIYDAVRPNGRTGEVRMSAEIWNEIEQLLEKISLWFTDPSKLACFLIMDPRGSISVSSALRYWGCTIQAGAQICGAFGYAEDPSEIHQGVAEKFLPLSFSSLPFLPTDSSADWGRALNSLNQNTKGLLRNTSKVYPSVSFDSAQKSVTLFMPGFDKSEIKLYQYRGGSELLIEAGDQRRVIKLPPAMQGKVGGAKFVDRNLVVTIR, from the exons ATGGCGCCCTCGTTGCTCGTCTCGGCGAGCCAAATCCTCGCCGTTGCCGGCCGGGGAGGCCGTAGGCGGCGTCTGGTCATCGCCAACTCCGGCGGTGCCGGCACTCCCCCGAAGCTGGTGACTTTCCTCGGCAAGGGAGGCTCCGGCAAGACCACGGCGGCCGCCATCGCTGCTCAG TATTATGCAAGTGAAGGCCTGAAGACATGCCTGGTTATACAGTCGCAAGACCCGACAGCAGAGCAATTGATGGGCTGTAAGATTGGGAACTCGCTCACTGAATGTGCTGCTAATCTTTCGACCATAAAGCTCGAGACCAGTAAA ATGCTACTTGAGCCCCTTGACCGGTTGAAGAAAGTAGATGCCCAGAGCAATCTCACTCAAGGAGTTCTTGAGGGG ATTGTAGGAGAGGAGCTTGGAGTCTTACCTGGAATGGATTCGATCTGCTCAGTCTTGTCTCTTCAGAAGCTGCTCAACTTCTTTTCAGTTGGAACGAATAGTCCACAGGGGGAATTTGATGTCGTAGTGTATGACTGCAATAATACAGAGGAATTTCTGCGGCTGACTGGTGCTACTGAGAGGGCAAG ATCTTATTTGAAGTATGTGAGGGAACTAGCAGAGAAGACTGACATAGGAAGACTGGCTTCTCCATCATTACTGAAACTGATTTATGATGCCGTGAGACCAAATGGTAGAACTGGTGAAGTAAGAATGAGTGCAGAGATATGGAATGAAATTGAACAACTTCTTGAG AAAATCTCGCTTTGGTTTACTGATCCCTCAAAACTTGCGTGCTTCCTCATCATGGACCCGAGAGGATCAATCTCTGTGTCCTCTGCGCTAAGATACTGGGGTTGCACCATCCAAGCTGGCGCGCAAATATGTGGAGCATttggttatgctgaggacccttctGAAATACACCAAGGAGTTGCTGAGAAGTTTTTGCCATTGTCTTTCTCGTCTCTGCCATTTCTGCCAACTGATTCTTCTGCAGATTGGGGCAGAGCGTTAAATTCATTGAATCAAAATACAAAGGGGCTGTTGAGGAATACAAGCAAGGTTTATCCTTCAGTTAGTTTTGATTCTGCACAGAAGTCGGTGACCCTTTTCATGCCAGGATTTGACAAGTCTGAGATCAAACTATATCAG TATAGAGGCGGTTCGGAGCTATTGATCGAAGCCGGCGACCAGAGGCGCGTGATCAAGCTGCCCCCGGCGATGCAGGGGAAGGTTGGGGGCGCCAAGTTCGTCGACAGGAATCTCGTCGTTACCATCCGGTAG
- the LOC123134401 gene encoding uncharacterized protein — MGVSLAQAVAELVGRCARRLSLAARRLHVRRPPGSSFPSRAVVPFLGAAGGKAKRALSWPATTSSKKENKAGPTEEWGLEAEDGVWRKEILMGERCQPLDFSGAIYYDAEGRRLGAPPTPRTPMRSPLPASLKLAANA; from the coding sequence ATGGGCGTGAGCCTGGCGCAGGCGGTGGCGGAGCTGGTGGGCAGGTGCGCGCGGCGGCTGTCgctggcggcgcggcggctgcacGTGCGCCGCCCGCCGGGCTCGTCCTTCCCGTCGCGCGCCGTCGTGCCGTTCCTCGGGGCGGCCGGGGGCAAGGCCAAGAGGGCGCTGTCGTGGCCGGCGACGACGTCGTCGAAGAAGGAGAACAAGGCGGGGCCGACGGAGGAGTGGGGCCTGGAGGCGGAGGACGGGGTATGGAGGAAGGAGATACTCATGGGCGAGCGGTGCCAGCCGCTGGACTTCTCCGGGGCCATCTACTACGACGCCGAGGGCCGCCGGCTCGGGGCCCCGCCCACGCCGCGCACGCCCATGAGGAGCCCGCtgccggcctccctcaagctcgccgccAACGCCTGA